The Thalassomonas actiniarum genome contains the following window.
GTAAAAGCAAAGGGGATATTGTTTATGGCTACGGTAAAGATATGCTTGATATTCCCAATTCCTCGGCAGAAATCATTCAGATGGTGCCCTTCGAATACGGTATGCAGCAGAGCCTGGGCAATACCCTGCGTGTTTTACTGGGAGTGAAATCGATTCCTGATAAAGATCGCAATAGCATCACAGTGCAGGGCAAGCGTAAAGATATCGTCAAAGCATTGGAGTTGATCCGGCTGATGGATAGGCCTACGTTGAGAGACAGGCAAATAGGTCTATTCAACAGTACCTTTATCGATGGCAACGAAATTACTAAAAAACTGCAGGAACTGCTCGGTCAGGAAGGTATTTCTGTCAGCAAGGGGGCGTCTTCTCAATCTGCTTTATCGGTTGTTTCACTTGATAAGCAAGGTACCTTGATCTTTTTTGCCAATAATCAACAGATTATCAATCGGGCAGTCTTTTGGGCGGAGCAAATTGATCAGCCGTTAAAAACCAATGAAAAACAATATTTCATCTATGCTCCTAGATATTCACGGGCTGTTGACATGGGGGAAAGCCTGGAAGCCTTAATCTCCAATACCGGTGGCGGTTCACTTGGCCGCGCAGGCAGCAGTACTTCGGCAACAAGTCAAAACCAAAGCGCTGCTGCTAATCGCCGCACCAGCCGCAGCGCCAGTTCTGAAAAAATGAAGATGGTGGTGGATGAACGCGCCAATTCGTTGATCTTTTACAGCACGGGAGAAGATTATCAACAATTGTTGCCGCTCATTAAAAGATTGGACGTTTTGCCCAAACAAGTCATGCTGGAAGTCATGATAGCTGAAGTCACCCTGACGGATGAATTTAAACAGGGGGTTGAATTTGCATTCAGCCGTGGCAGTTACGGCTTTTCAACTGCCGGGGCTTTCATGGGGGACGGCTTCGGCGGCCTGTCATACCTGTTAAAGGGCTCTGATGGACAGATCGCTGCAGAATTATTGCAAACCAACAGTTTAGTAAATCTATTATCTAAGCCCTCTCTAGTGGTTCGCGACGGGGTTAGCGCGTCAATTAATGTCGGTACTGATATTCCTATTGTTGGTGAAACAACTTCTGATCCTATTAGTGGGGACAACCAAACCACGGCCATTGAATACCGTAAAACCGGGGTCGAGTTAACGGTTACACCGACGGTCAATGCCCAGGGAGTGATCCTGATGGAGATAAAGCAAAAAATCAGTAATCAGGTGGAAGTTGGCGCAACTACTGCCATAAGCCCTTCGGTATTTGAGCGTAGTGTTGATACCGAAGTGGTCGCGGAAAGCGGACAAACCATTATTCTGGCAGGTTTGATCAGTGAAAATCGTACTCAAAAGGATTCTAAAGTGCCTTTTTTCGGAGATTTACCTTTTATCGGCGGCCTGTTTAAAGCCAATACTGATGCAGGAGATAAAACCGAACTCGTGGTATTGGTGACCCCCAGGGTTATTGAATCTGCAGATGAATGGAGTGATATTAAAGAGCGCTTCACTCAGGGATTGGAAAAACTTACCCTGGATTAATGCCTGGCTGATGTTAGTTCTGCTTTATCCTTGATACTTATAAAAAGGGCCATGTTCCGCGATGGCATGGCCCCTTTAAATTCCCGGCATAAATCGCTGTTAGTATGGAGTAAATGATTTATTACCTTTTTGAATAGATATCGTGGTAATAGCTGCTAGTATATGATGTGTATGCTTTTTTTGATTAAAGGCTGAGAGCCTGAAATTAGTTGTCGTTCGCTTATCGGATCTGACGCTTTTAGTAAATGTGAGGGCTGAAGCCGGTAGAAAATCATTGCGGTAACGGGCACTTTGCCTGGTTTTTGTTCGAATTGGGTGTGCGCTGTAGGGCTGAACCTATGTATGACACTTACAAGCAAACAATATATAGTTCCAGTTTACTATGCATTTTTTGACCTGTAATAAGGTTAAATGCGGCTTTTACATTTAAAATTACTGATATTCAAAGTTTTATAAGGAATTGGCTTGAACTCTCTATATTTATCGGTTACCTTCTCGTTGAAAGCGTTATATACGCTTGATGTAGGTTAAAAAACACTCAAACAAAGCTATTTGTCTGAGTAGAGTGTTGACAAGGTAGCAACAATGGGTAAACTTACCCATCGTTAGAAGTCGCTTAGGCGACGGCCTAAGTGTTAGATACTTATGTATTAAATTTAACATACTGTAATTTTTATATGAGTTGGCATTAACCTGCCTATCTCAGTTTCATGAAACCAAGGAAAATAAAAATGTTTAAAAAAACTCTTTTAGCCTTAACAATTGCTGGTACAGCGTCAGCGGCTAACGCTGCTACTGTTTATGCAGACATCACAGATGCCGTAGTTGGTGATCTGAACACTTTGTTAACAGTGGCTACTCCAGCTGCTGGCGACCCGTACGGTACTGATGGTGTTATTACTGGTACAGAGAATAACTGTGACGCTGCTGCTACTACTCTGGGTGTAACCCTAGACGAAGGCGCCTTCACTAATGCCGGTGCTGACGATGATAGTCTGACTTTCGGCGCAGCCGGTCAAGATCAGACTCGTGTTATCATGACAGCTACCAATGCTTGTACTATTTTGTTAGATGCAGAAACTAAAGATACAACTCCTGCTCTTGACGGCATCGAGTACTCTACTGCTACTGCTATCGAATTAACGCCTGACTTCATTGTTGGTTTAGGTGGTCTGAAAGATGAAGATACTATCACTTTAACTTTCTCTGGTGCTAAAATCGATACTACTTTAACTGTTGCTCCTACTGTAACGGTTTCTGGCGACGCAGGTGTTAGAGACACTGGTACTGCTGCTACTTTCATCGGTACTGCTGCTGACATGACTTTCGACCTTCTGGATATCGACCCAGATGGTGAATTCGTACGTTTTACTGTTAAGTCTGCCGACTCTGCAACGACTACTGTTGCTCCTAACGCTATCTTAAACGTTGCCGGTATCTTCTTAGATTCAACTGGCCTGAGCTCAGCGACTTCTGTTGCCATGTCTACCGTTGCTATCAACACTTCAGGTACTGAATACGATCCGTCTTCAGCTGCTACTATTGTTAGCCTGACGCCTCAGTACGAAGCGACAGTAACAACTGCTTTTGACGCGCTGATCGATGTTGGCGATGATCGTCAAGGTTTCGAAAACAGTGCTTCTGCCGATGCTTTAACTCTTAACGTTGACAAGCTGACTACTGGTCTTGAGCTTACTCCAGAAGAAGCCACTTACGTTATTACCGGTGATTTCTCTTGGATGTTAGATGACAGCATCGATACTGACGAAAGCGGTACTTTAACTTCTGCTGAAATCGCAAACGCTGTTACCTACGCAGGTGACACGTTGAAGTCATACGCTATCGACACTGACTTAACTGAGTTAACAGTAACAACTACTACAGGTGCTGCTGTTACAGCCACTCAAGTATTTACCTTCACTGTACCTGGTTACGACAACGGTGCCATGGAGCATCCGGTAATCAATGTTCAGGACTTCACTGTAAAAGTTGACGTTCAAGATGACGACGCTTTCACAACTGATCCGGTAAACATGTCTGCTAACTTAATAACAGACGCTGGTGAGTGGGACCTGAACGGTTCTGTAATCTACTTACCATATGTACCGTTTGGTCCTAACACTCAGCCTATCATCCGTCACACTAACAAAGGTAACCAAACAGGTGACCTGACTGTACGTTACATGGTTGAAGGTGTGGACACTTCTTGGAACGCTCTTTCTGCTGCAAACGTAGACGATGCAACTCCAGGTGTACGTAACATGCTGACTCTGATCACAGACGCTCTGAAAGACGAAGGTTATGACGCAACTACTGATGGTTTCAAAGTTGCTTTAGAATTCGTAACTAACGTTCCTTCTGAAGACGTATTTGTTTACGGTGGCGCTAAGGTTACTGCCGAAGGCCAAGACCGTATCCACTTAGGTACTCTTAAAGATAACGACTAATATTTAGTTTTAGTTATTGATATAAAAAGCGAGCTTAGGCTCGCTTTTTTATTTAGTTAAAGCGGCAAACCGCGGGAGAGTTTGCACGGACAGTGGCGGCGAGTTGTAAATGAAAAAAAATAAAATGGCGGATTTGTTTGCGGTTGCTCAGCAGGCTTTTGACAGCAGAGATTATAAGAGAGCATTTTCAAGTTTAAACAAGTTTAAACGGGCGAAAACAGAGATTAAATTTGAACATGTTTTATTAGAGGCTAAAGTCAATCTGGCGCTGAAAAAATTTGAAAAGGCTCTTTTGTTCAAGACCGCCGGCGAGCAACTGGCTGTTTCAGCGAAGCAAAAAGTGGAGTGGCATAATTACGTGGCAGAAATCTACCAGGCCCGGCACCAGGTAGAAGGAGTTATCTATCATCTTGAGCAGAGCCTTGCTCTGGACAAGTCGATTGCCAATGCCGTAGCGAGACATCGCTTGTTGACGCATTATGTACAACAGGAGCAATATGATAAGGCCAGGGAAGTGGGATATAAGCTGCTCGACTGGCAGGGATATTTTATTTCAGCGGCGTTTTTGCTTATGGATTGTGTATTTGCAACTGATGATAAGACAGAAGGACTTAAACTGGCAAAATCTTTAACCGGCCACAGTGATTACCTGGCTGAAAAAGAGATGATTCATATTTTCAATAAGTTGCTTAAGGTAAAGGCAATTGATGAGGCACAACTGTTTGTTGAAAAGGAGAAAAAAAGCAAGGGTGTGCAATATTGGCATCAGATAGCGCAGGCGATCATCCTGGTACATCAGCAACAAATTTCCCGGGCGATAACTTTATTTAAAGAAATAAAAGGGGCCGGTTCTATTTATGAAATGGACTTTCATCGGGCATTAAGAGATTTTTATTTTAACGCCCGCCAAGAAAGCCAATTCTTTGCTCTGGCAGGGGATTTCCATGATGATTATTTTAACCTTGTTTATCTTGAAGAATATGTTTCTTTGGAAGAACACGATAAACTGATTACCTATACTGTTCAGCCTGGTATAGCTCCATTTCTTCATTGCATGGCTGATTATAACAAACTGATCAGTTATTGGCTTTTAGGCCGGTTGGATGACTGTGTTGCGCTTCTTCGCACTAACAAGGAATTTATATCCATATCTCATCAAGGTCATCCTAAGCACCTGAAAATACCTCATATTTTTATGGTGTATATTCAGGCGCTGGTGCGTGATCGTCTGCGGAAAAAGCCTGAGGCTCAGGTTCCTGGTCATCAAGTTATATATGTCATTGGCGAGTCCCATGCTCTAGGGTTGCATGATCAGATCTTTCGCTGTGGTGATAGCTCTTACCAAGGCCGTGTTAAGTTTATCAAAGGCATCCAGATGCACCATCTCGCCGGTGAGGGCGATAATAAATATAAGTATTACCTGCGCCGCCATTTGGGGAGCATTGAAGATAATGCCAGCGTACTTTTCACTATAGGTGAAATTGATTGCCGCATAGGCAAGGGGCTGAGTCTGGCTGCCAAGAAATTGCGACGCCCGCTGGATGAGCTAATTGATCAGACGGTTAAAGGCTATATTGAATATATTAAACTATCCCTGCAGACGAAACCGATAAAGAAGGTTTATATTCAGGGCATCCCTGCCCCTAATATTGAAAAGTACCCCTGGCTGGACTTAGCCGGTCATGTCAGGCTGATTCAAAAAGTCAATGTTCTGTTGAAAAGTCAGGTATTGGCCCAGCAGTGGTTTTTTATCGATGTTTACGCTGCTACTAGTGACGTTAGCGGCTGGAGTCACGGAAAGAGACATTTAGATGCCTGCCATTTGAAACCTTCTTTGTATGAGGATGTAACCGCCTGGATTGCTTCCCCTCAGTGACGGGCGGGCAGGTGTCGGGTTATTTTCACGGTTTGAGGGGGCCAGCACCTGCTCCTTATCAGGAACGATAGCTTTGGGCTAGCATTGAGTTTAGCTCTTTAAATGATTTAAAATACCGCCGGAGGCTATCTGGTCTCTCTTGCCGTCGTTAATTGTTAAATGGCTTCATATAAGAACATAAAGGAACGAAAATTGAACAGTAAAGAGCAAGCGCTACTGGCCAAATCCCGTAATTACTACCAGCAAAAAATGTACGCTAAGGCTGAGCGCACGATCGCCAAGATCAAAAGCACTGACAGCGAAGTCTATAAATTAGCGATGCAAGTGTATTTTTCTCTGAAGCAATATGCTAAATGCAGTCAAAAGGCTGAGTTATACCTGAGGGAAAATCCGAATTTACATGGTAAAAAGCAGGCTTATCTTTTGCTGGCAAAGTCCCAGCTAGAATTAGAGCAAGTCAGCTCTGCGCGTATTAACCTTGAAAAATCAATGTCACTTGACAGTTCAATAGATAATGCTGAGGCCATTGTCGCTTTGCTTATGGTTTATATGACTGAGTATAACCTTGTTGGTGTCGAAACCCTGGCTCCTAGATTGAAATCCTGGTCAAAATATTTTCTTATTTCCTCATTATTTTTAATCCGCTCTGCAGCGAGAATGGGTAAACGTGAGCTATTAAAGAAACGGCTAATGGATATTTTTCCTTATGCTGAAGCCATTGAAGGGAACAATGCCGCCGAAATTGTGAATTTTATGATGGATTTAGGCCTGTATGACGAGGCAACGACATTAATTTTCAGGCATAAGAAAGTAAATCCGAAGGCTAATCCCAGGTCGTTGTTGTCTAAGCTGTATTTATTTAAAAAGCAATATCAGGAAGTTATCGACTGGTTTGATGAAAGCAAGCTCGAACAGTATCCGGCAACGGGCTATCATTGTGCCGTTGCACTGGATAAACAGGAAGATTATGCCCGGGCCTTCACTTATCTTACTTCCGCGGCCAAAATCCGTAAAAAAGAGCAGGAAAAGGCCAAACAACCTGATTATGTCAAGTTGTATTTATCTGCCTTAAATAAGCTTAAGCCGGTACAGAGCCAGGCGAACCCCAATGGTTATCAGCATGTCTTTGCCGTCGGTTTCCCCCGTTCCGGTACGACGTTATTGGACAATGTATTAGATACTCAGGCAGAGGTTATGGTATTAAGTGAGCCGCCGACAATTCAATTTGTCGTGGATGCTTTTGCCAGCAAATTAAAGAAGAACTACCCCAGAGATCTTGCTAGCTTGACAGAAGAAGAAATTGAAGTGTTGCGGGAAGTATACTTTAATACTCTTAGGATGATCGATCAAGCTGCCCCGCAAAACGGCGTTCTTGTGGATAAAAACCCCCATCATACGGTCCATTTGCCTTTAATTAAAACCTTGTTCCCGCATGCAAAAATAATCTTATCGCTAAGACACCCGCTGGATGTCTGTTTGAGCTGCTTTCAAATTGATTTCAGTGCCAATGAACATAATCGTTATCTTGTAACGCTCGACGAAATTGTTAATCGTTATCAGGAAGTATTTAGCCTGGTAGAGGGTTATCAAACCAATCTTAATATTGATTACCTTGAGCTCCGTTATGAAGATTTGTTAAGCGATTTTGATGCCGAGATGCTCAGGGTCTTTAACTACATCGGGCTGGAAGGGGATGACAGCTATAAAGAATTCCATAAACATGCCGGTGGCAAATATGTCGTTTCCGCATCAAGGGGACAGACAGATCAGCCCCTTTATAATAGTTCAAAAGAAAAGTGGCGCAATTATCAAGAGCAGTTGGGCGTTTATATTCCGGCTCTGGCACACTTTATAGATAAATACGGTTATAGTACTGAATAATAACCAGATGTTTGTTTGCGGTCAGCGTCAATATTGGCAGCGATATATTTCTCTTTTTATGGGCAGGGGAGATTTTTGTGTTAATCACCCCTGTATTTTACAGTTAGGCAAGTGGCAGTATAAGTATGCTTAAAAGACTATTAAAAACTCTTCCTTTATTCAAGAATGTCTATCAGGCAAAAAAGCTTGCCGAGCAACTAACTGTCGCTCAGTATCAGTTAACCTTGGCGGTGAATCATATTGCCTTGCTAAACCACAAGTTTTTAGCTGATCAAAGGGTTGCTGACGGCCATGGTGTCTCCGGGGATGTTTTGCCGAAAGCCTCTTGCCAGCAGCTTCTGACCGTTTCGTTAACAACTTATGGTAAACGGTTATCGACGGTTCACCTGACCATATTAAGTTTGCTACGGCAAACCCTGAAGCCTCAACGCCTGATATTATGGCTGGCTGAAGATGAGTTTACGCTTGAGCAATTGCCTGAGTGCTTGCTGGAGCTGCAGCAATTCGGCTTAGAAATTGCCTTTTGTCCGGACATCCGTTCATACAAAAAGCTTATCCCGGCCCTTAAACGTTATCCGGATGACATTATTATTACATTCGATGATGATGTTATTTATCCGCAGGATCAAATCGAACGTTTATATCAGGCACATTTAGCCGAGCCTGCGGCCGTTATTTGTCATCGTGCGCATCGTATCAGTAAAAAAGCAAATGGCGATATTAAGCCCTATATCCAATGGCCGTTTGACATTTCTTCTGCAAAGAGCGGTTTTGATATTTATCCGGTTGGTATCGGTGGTGTGCTTTACCCTCCGGGAAGCTTGAATCCTGAAGTGATGAATGAGCCGGCTTTTATGCGCTTATGCCCCTATGCGGATGATATGTGGTTTAAGGTTATGGCGTTAAAAAACCTTACTCCGGCCAAGGTCGTTGATAACCCGACCCCTTACCGTGATTATCTGCAAACTCCCGGGAGTCAGGCTGTGAGTTTGTGGGAGAGTAACAGAGAAAAAAATGATTGGCAGTTACAGGCCCTGCTGAGCGCATATCCCGAATTAATCGGTCAGGTACAGGCTTTTTCATGATAATCCCTTCTGTTAGCTAACATCTTAAGATAAAGATGTTAGACTAGCGTTAACCAAAATCCTGGTTTTAGCCGTTAACGGTTAAGGCCTGAAAGTTTAACTGACATGTTTAAGCGTCTAAAAAAAATTATTCCCTTTAGCTATTACCCCTATAAAGCGTTTATGCATAAGCATAAGTGTATCTTTGTCCATATTCCTAAAAATGCCGGAAGTAGTGTTTTAACCTTGTTTTATGATCAGGGCGGGCGAAAGCATGCCAAGTGGTATGAATTTTATGAAAGCAATGACTATTTTTTCAGGCGATATCATAAATTTGCCATAGTCAGGGAGCCGTTGGCACGACTGTACTCGGCATACCGTTACTGTCTTAAAGGCGGTAACCAACAAAGTGACGATCTTGCATTGCGTGAGATAATTCTCGCCAACAGTAATGGTTTTTCAGATTTTATTGAGTTTGTGCTGGATGCGGACTTTTTAATGCTGCAATTGCTTTTTCAACCGCAATATTTGTATCTTTATGATCGCCAGCTTATTTGTAAGATTGATACCGTGTTACGCTATGAAACGTTACATAAGGATTGGCAAGCACTGGCTGCCAGTCAGGGGTATCCTATGGAATTGCCAAAAGTGAATGCCGCAGCGGTTGAATCACCAGTGCCGAAAATTTCCCCCAGGGCGTTGGCTAAAGTATATTCGCTCTATCGCCTTGATTATCAGTTATTAGCTTATCCGCAAAAATCAGAGTGTAGCTGTGACAGCCTTGAACAGCCGGGAGCATAAAGGGGGCATTGTGCAGATGTTGCTTTCAGGGCGTTTAAGGGGGCGGGCTATTTGGGTGTTACTGGCAAAATTGCTGGCATCTTTTCTTGCCTTGCTGTTTCACTTTTTACTGGCCAGGCAGCTCTCCAGTGCTCAATATGGCCTTTTTAGCTTGGCGATGACCTGTATCCTTTTTAGCTGTGCCTTTGCTAAGCAAGGACTGGAACCTTTACTTATTCGCCATTTAGCGGTGAAAAAGCAGGCTGGCATCCGGGACGTTTATTGCTTTTTTATCCTTTATGCCGGGTTAAGTGCTTGTGTCGTTGCGGCTCTATTGCTGTTGTTTGGCAGCTTTTTAGCACTGGATATAGTAAAACAGCCAAAACTTCTTGAGCTGATGCCTGCGATGGCTATGTTGACCGTACTGCAAACCTTTTTGGCCGTTAATAGCAGTGCGTTAAGAGGCAGAGGTTATCCAGGCGTTAGTTTGCTGTTTACCGGGGCGGTAACCTTTGCCCTGGCACTGCTTTTTTTATTATTACAGCCGCCGTTGACGGCTGTAGGCGCCATTAATCAGATACTTTTTTCGAGTATGTTTGCCTGCTTGTTGAGCTTTGCCGTTACCGGCAGCAAGTTACAGCTTGGCGTTGCGTCAGAGCAACATGGCAGGTCCGTGCTTTCAGGCGCTATGGAGCTAATTCAAAACCGTCCTTTGCTTAAAGGCGGTAAAGATCTCTTTGTGATCTCATTGGCGGCACTGGCGACCCAGCAATTGGCTACCGTTATTTTAGCGCGTTATGCTGAATTATCTGAAGTCGCCAGTTTTGCTTTGGCAGCCAAACTGGCACTGCTGATGACTTATCCGTTAATGGTGATTAATGCTATTACAGCGCCTATGTATGCAAGGTACTGGGGCCAGAAACAGTTGACGGCATTTAAATCTTTGTCGGTAAAAAGCAACCGGGTGTTGTTGCTTGCTGCCACCATTTTGTTATTGCTGGTTTATTCACTATCCCAGCCCTTACTGGGCGTATTTGGCAGTAAGTATCAGAATGCCGTTCAGCTTTTACAGATACTAGCTCTGGGTCATTGGGTAAATCTGGCAACTGGCTCAGTCGTTTCCATGCTGATTATGGCGGGTCATGAGCGGGTACATCGCCGTAATACCCTGATTATTACCGTCGTTAATATTGCCGCGCTGTTGTGGCTTGTCCCTTTGTATGGCAGCTATGCTGCCGCCTGGATAACTTGTGCCGCAATGGTGGTTAAAAACCTGGTGGCCCTTTATTTTGTTAGAAAGCTGATTTTTTCCCGGATCGGCGAAAGTGGAAACTCAATGATATGATATCAACTTTTGATCAATGCTTATTTGTTCATATTCCTAAGGTGGCCGGGCAGAGTATTGAATCTGCTTTTTTGGCCCGGGCCGGCTTAAGCTGGCAGCAAAGAGAAGCTTTTTTGCTCCGTCCTAATAAAGATCCTGCCTTGGGACCGCCGAGATTGGCACATCTGACGGCATTGGAATACCTGGAGTTGGGCTATCTGGAGCCCGAGGTCTTTACTCGGCTTTTTAAATTTTCCTTTGTTCGCAATCCCTGGGATCGGCTGGTCTCTGAATATACGTACCGCCAGTACAAAATGTCTTTTAAAGATTTTTTGTTTCGTGGTTTTCCAACGGTAAAAGATGATGATTATGCGTTATCTCAGGATCTTTATCGCCATGTATTGCCTCAGCATTATTTCCTTTATGATCAAGAAGGAAAGTTACTGGTGGATTTTGTTGGCAAGTTTGAAAATCTGCAGCAAGATTTTGCCCGGGTTTCGGAGATAATTACCGGGCAGGTTTTGCCTCTGCCGCACAAAAATGAAACCCCGGCTTCAGGGGCGCGGGCGGTGTTGAGTCGGCTATTTAAACAAAAAAAGAAAAAAACTACCAAGCCGCATTACCGGGAATATTATGATGAAGAAAGTCGGGCATTTGTTGCCGACTTGTATCAGCAGGATATTGCGTTATTTGACTATCAGTTTTAGCGGATGTTTTTTCTGGCAGTCAAGCACGTTTTTGACGTTTAGCCTGTTGTTCAGATTGCATATGCCAGCCTACCAGACATAAGTTTCCCCCAGGTGTTCAAAGAGTGCCTGGTTAGGCAACGCAAAATAATCTTGTAAGCTTTGGTAGTCCTGTGGCGCGATCTTTGTTTTATTGTTGCCGGTATTGACGGCTTTTAAGTCGGGAACTTGGTAATCGGTGTCAAGGTTTAAAAAGTCAAATACCCGGGGGAGGATATCTTCAGGACGGCTAAATAGCACTTCACTGTTTAAAATCAAGATTTGTTCGCTAGCAAAATGCTGTTGGTACAGGGCGATTTGCTGCAGGTATAATCCCCTTGCCTGATAGGAATATAACCTGAAAGCCGGGTCTTGATAATCTTTTCGGTTTAACGCGTTGGCAAGCCGGTTGCTTTCTTGTGCCAGGGCATCTTTTAGTGTCAGCTTTTCATGACCAAAGCGTTTGACATGATAATAATGCGAAATAGCCCTTTCAACAGGGTTCCTGAGTAAGATAATGATCTTACAGTGTGGAATTTGGGCTTTAATGCGCTGTGCAACCAAAGGATTAAATAAATATAATGGACTGGCATCGATACAGACATCACCGGGCTTAACCTGTGTTTTTAACGGGAAATGGGCCTGGTACCAGGGCTGTCCTTTGGCAAACGTATCCAGGTTCGCTACGGTGCCGCCGTCGAAGTAGTGCTTTTCTTTACTAAAGCTTGCATGCACCTGGGGATGTTGGACCAGGTAATGGTAGAGGCTGGAGCTGCCTGCTTTTTGGGCGCCGACTATCATGCAGTTTGGCAGGGTGCGGTGTGAAGCCGATGCTTTCCTGATTGACCATTCGATGAGCGTGCTGTGCATCCGCATGTTTTGAGCATAGGCCTTTTGCCGTAACCATTGCCATTCGGCTGTCAATTTTTGTTGCAAAGTAAGCTTTTCTACTGCCATTTAGGTGTCTTAGGTTTTCTGTAAAGGGCTTATTTTACTGGAAGCCGGGCTTGTTTGACAGGTATTTATCCCGCCGTTGGTGTCGGATTCAGCCGTGGCGCTTATCTTGCTCAGAAGCGGAAATGGGCCAAACCCTGCGGTTAAAGGGCCGTTAAGTAAAATAATGAGTTCTTTGCTGGAATCCGGGACGCCGATATTGCTATCTGGCAATCACCAGGCACTGTAAATATCCGGCGGGGCAGGGTATTTTGCCG
Protein-coding sequences here:
- a CDS encoding tetratricopeptide repeat-containing sulfotransferase family protein, with the translated sequence MNSKEQALLAKSRNYYQQKMYAKAERTIAKIKSTDSEVYKLAMQVYFSLKQYAKCSQKAELYLRENPNLHGKKQAYLLLAKSQLELEQVSSARINLEKSMSLDSSIDNAEAIVALLMVYMTEYNLVGVETLAPRLKSWSKYFLISSLFLIRSAARMGKRELLKKRLMDIFPYAEAIEGNNAAEIVNFMMDLGLYDEATTLIFRHKKVNPKANPRSLLSKLYLFKKQYQEVIDWFDESKLEQYPATGYHCAVALDKQEDYARAFTYLTSAAKIRKKEQEKAKQPDYVKLYLSALNKLKPVQSQANPNGYQHVFAVGFPRSGTTLLDNVLDTQAEVMVLSEPPTIQFVVDAFASKLKKNYPRDLASLTEEEIEVLREVYFNTLRMIDQAAPQNGVLVDKNPHHTVHLPLIKTLFPHAKIILSLRHPLDVCLSCFQIDFSANEHNRYLVTLDEIVNRYQEVFSLVEGYQTNLNIDYLELRYEDLLSDFDAEMLRVFNYIGLEGDDSYKEFHKHAGGKYVVSASRGQTDQPLYNSSKEKWRNYQEQLGVYIPALAHFIDKYGYSTE
- a CDS encoding lipopolysaccharide biosynthesis protein; translation: MTALNSREHKGGIVQMLLSGRLRGRAIWVLLAKLLASFLALLFHFLLARQLSSAQYGLFSLAMTCILFSCAFAKQGLEPLLIRHLAVKKQAGIRDVYCFFILYAGLSACVVAALLLLFGSFLALDIVKQPKLLELMPAMAMLTVLQTFLAVNSSALRGRGYPGVSLLFTGAVTFALALLFLLLQPPLTAVGAINQILFSSMFACLLSFAVTGSKLQLGVASEQHGRSVLSGAMELIQNRPLLKGGKDLFVISLAALATQQLATVILARYAELSEVASFALAAKLALLMTYPLMVINAITAPMYARYWGQKQLTAFKSLSVKSNRVLLLAATILLLLVYSLSQPLLGVFGSKYQNAVQLLQILALGHWVNLATGSVVSMLIMAGHERVHRRNTLIITVVNIAALLWLVPLYGSYAAAWITCAAMVVKNLVALYFVRKLIFSRIGESGNSMI
- a CDS encoding tetratricopeptide repeat protein, whose product is MKKNKMADLFAVAQQAFDSRDYKRAFSSLNKFKRAKTEIKFEHVLLEAKVNLALKKFEKALLFKTAGEQLAVSAKQKVEWHNYVAEIYQARHQVEGVIYHLEQSLALDKSIANAVARHRLLTHYVQQEQYDKAREVGYKLLDWQGYFISAAFLLMDCVFATDDKTEGLKLAKSLTGHSDYLAEKEMIHIFNKLLKVKAIDEAQLFVEKEKKSKGVQYWHQIAQAIILVHQQQISRAITLFKEIKGAGSIYEMDFHRALRDFYFNARQESQFFALAGDFHDDYFNLVYLEEYVSLEEHDKLITYTVQPGIAPFLHCMADYNKLISYWLLGRLDDCVALLRTNKEFISISHQGHPKHLKIPHIFMVYIQALVRDRLRKKPEAQVPGHQVIYVIGESHALGLHDQIFRCGDSSYQGRVKFIKGIQMHHLAGEGDNKYKYYLRRHLGSIEDNASVLFTIGEIDCRIGKGLSLAAKKLRRPLDELIDQTVKGYIEYIKLSLQTKPIKKVYIQGIPAPNIEKYPWLDLAGHVRLIQKVNVLLKSQVLAQQWFFIDVYAATSDVSGWSHGKRHLDACHLKPSLYEDVTAWIASPQ
- a CDS encoding secretin N-terminal domain-containing protein, which produces MNITYKHPLTLSLIIALTLSGCATGPEEKFSPRGSYLQGGKIENKQSEGEARQQSGAVVSEEQKDKEKFRFVTPLKLNTQQAVVADDVLNLFNEQNLLKITADSLPLKDYLHHVLGEQLNVSYVLADEVNKDGKAVTLNLQDEISARKLFTLTEEVLAKRDYVIRYDDGIFYIHQNDGGKSKGDIVYGYGKDMLDIPNSSAEIIQMVPFEYGMQQSLGNTLRVLLGVKSIPDKDRNSITVQGKRKDIVKALELIRLMDRPTLRDRQIGLFNSTFIDGNEITKKLQELLGQEGISVSKGASSQSALSVVSLDKQGTLIFFANNQQIINRAVFWAEQIDQPLKTNEKQYFIYAPRYSRAVDMGESLEALISNTGGGSLGRAGSSTSATSQNQSAAANRRTSRSASSEKMKMVVDERANSLIFYSTGEDYQQLLPLIKRLDVLPKQVMLEVMIAEVTLTDEFKQGVEFAFSRGSYGFSTAGAFMGDGFGGLSYLLKGSDGQIAAELLQTNSLVNLLSKPSLVVRDGVSASINVGTDIPIVGETTSDPISGDNQTTAIEYRKTGVELTVTPTVNAQGVILMEIKQKISNQVEVGATTAISPSVFERSVDTEVVAESGQTIILAGLISENRTQKDSKVPFFGDLPFIGGLFKANTDAGDKTELVVLVTPRVIESADEWSDIKERFTQGLEKLTLD
- a CDS encoding glycosyltransferase, whose product is MLKRLLKTLPLFKNVYQAKKLAEQLTVAQYQLTLAVNHIALLNHKFLADQRVADGHGVSGDVLPKASCQQLLTVSLTTYGKRLSTVHLTILSLLRQTLKPQRLILWLAEDEFTLEQLPECLLELQQFGLEIAFCPDIRSYKKLIPALKRYPDDIIITFDDDVIYPQDQIERLYQAHLAEPAAVICHRAHRISKKANGDIKPYIQWPFDISSAKSGFDIYPVGIGGVLYPPGSLNPEVMNEPAFMRLCPYADDMWFKVMALKNLTPAKVVDNPTPYRDYLQTPGSQAVSLWESNREKNDWQLQALLSAYPELIGQVQAFS
- a CDS encoding sulfotransferase family 2 domain-containing protein, with product MFKRLKKIIPFSYYPYKAFMHKHKCIFVHIPKNAGSSVLTLFYDQGGRKHAKWYEFYESNDYFFRRYHKFAIVREPLARLYSAYRYCLKGGNQQSDDLALREIILANSNGFSDFIEFVLDADFLMLQLLFQPQYLYLYDRQLICKIDTVLRYETLHKDWQALAASQGYPMELPKVNAAAVESPVPKISPRALAKVYSLYRLDYQLLAYPQKSECSCDSLEQPGA